The following are from one region of the Equus przewalskii isolate Varuska chromosome 21, EquPr2, whole genome shotgun sequence genome:
- the GMEB2 gene encoding glucocorticoid modulatory element-binding protein 2 isoform X8 produces MAEEEENLEAEIVYPITCGDSRANLIWRKFVCPGINVKCVQYDEHVISPKEFVHLAGKSTLKDWKRAIRMNGIMLRKIMDSGELDFYQHDKVCSNTCRSTKIDLSGARVSLSSPTSAEYIPLTPATADVNGSPATITIETCEDPSDWTTAIGDDTFAFWRGLKDAGLLDEVIQEFHQELVETMKGLQQRVQDPPLQLRDAVLLNNIVQNFGMLDLVKKVLASHKCQMDRSREQYARDLAALEQQCDEHRRRAKELKHKSQHLSNVLMTLTPVSLPPPVKRPRLARATSGPAAIASQVLAQSAQIALAPGVPVSQLTSVPLGKVVSTLPSPLLGKGSPQAAPASSPASPLLGGYTVLASSGTTFPSAVEIHPDASSLTVLSTAAMQDGSTVVKVVSPLQLLTLPGLGPTLQNVAQVSPGGSTIVTVPTGAMESAVAAPGPEEHTATIEVAALAEGHEHK; encoded by the exons TACGACGAGCACGTCATCAGTCCGAAGGAGTTCGTGCACCTGGCCGGCAAGTCCACCCTGAAGGACTGGAAGAGAGCCATCCGCATGAATGGCATCATGCTCAG GAAGATCATGGACTCCGGGGAGCTAGACTTCTACCAGCACGACAAGGTCTGCTCCAACACTTGCCGCAGCACCAAGATCGACCTCTCGGGAGCCCGCGTGTCCCTCAGCAGCCCCACGTCAGCCGAGTACATCCCGCTCACGCCTGCCACGGCTGATG TGAATGGGTCTCCTGCCACCATCACCATAGAGACCTGCGAGGACCCCAGCGACTGGACCACGGCCATCGGAG atGACACCTTTGCTTTCTGGCGAGGGCTCAAGGACGCTGGCCTGCTGGACGAGGTCATACAGGAGTTCCACCAGGAGCTGGTGGAGACCATGAAAGGCCTGCAGCAGCGGGTGCAGGATCCTCCCCTGCAACTGCGAG ATGCCGTCCTCCTCAACAACATCGTGCAGAACTTCGGCATGCTGGATCTGGTGAAGAAGGTGCTGGCCAGCCACAAGTGCCAGATGGACCGTTCACGGGAGCAGTACGCCCGCGACCTGGCGG CCCTGGAGCAGCAGTGTGACGAGCACCGCCGACGGGCCAAGGAGCTCAAGCACAAGTCGCAGCACCTGAGCAATGTGCTCATGACGCTGACGCCCGTCTCCCTGCCACCCCCCGTGAAGCGGCCCCGGCTCGCAAGGGCCACGTCCGGGCCGGCTGCCATCGCCTCTCAGGTGCTCGCCCAGTCCGCGCAGATCGCCCTCGCCCCGGGCGTGCCTGTCTCCCAGCTGACCAGCGTGCCGCTTGGCAAAGTGGTGTCCACCTTGCCATCCCCTCTGCTGGGCAAGGGCTCCCCCCAGGCTGCTCCTGCCAGCTCCCCGGCCTCACCACTGCTTGGGGGCTACACAGTGCTGGCCTCATCGGGCACCACCTTTCCTAGTGCGGTGGAGATCCACCCGGACGCGTCCAGTCTCACGGTGCTGAGCACGGCTGCCATGCAGGACGGCAGCACTGTGGTCAAGGTGGTGAGCCCGCTGCAGCTGCTCACCCTGCCCGGCCTAGGCCCCACCCTGCAGAACGTGGCCCAGGTGTCACCCGGGGGCAGCACCATTGTGACAGTGCCCACGGGGGCCATGGAGAGCGCTGTGGCTGCCCCGGGGCCTGAGGAGCACACAGCCACCATTGAGGTGGCCGCCCTGGCGGAGGGCCATGAGCACAAGTAG